CAACTGTTCAACAACAATTATTAGCAAAAATTGATTTATTGAAAGTCGATTTCAGTAAATAAATCTCAACTAAAATAATTCAAAAGCCATCTTTTCAGATGGCTTTTTTCATGATTATAAAATAACATGGTATCATTTAAAAAAGAATTAACTTTATGCAACTAAATAAGCCATATGAACTTTGTCGCACACCAATTTTTATCGTTCGGAAATCAATCGCTCCAAATCGGAAATTTACTTGGAGAAATCGTTAAAGGAAATCAATTCATGAATTATGAAACTGAGATTCAGAAAGGAATTTTACTTCATCGATCGATTGATTCATTTACCGATTCGCACGAAATTGTGAAACGAAGCTCGAGTTATTTTCACAACACACAACATAAATTTTCACCGATTATTATTGATGTGATTTACGATTATTTTTTGATTAAACATTGGAATGATTTCTCAGAATTTCCGTTCGAAAATTTTAAAACAAATTGTTATCAACTTTTTGAAGATAAATATCCTTCATTCCCAAAAAAATTACAAGAAATCATTTTTTACCTTTTAAAATATGATTGGTTCGAAAACTATTCAACAATAGAAGGTGTTCAAAAAACTTTGAAAGGAGTTGGAAGTCGAACTAAATTCAAAAATAATTTACATCATATCATTCCTGAATTTGAACTAAATTATTCAAAATTAGAAAACGATTTTCAGCACTTTTTTCCTCAATTGCAATCGCATTGCAAAAACTTTGTATGTACAGGTTTGTAAGTTTAAATTTGATTTTAAGAATTGGAGAAAATTCATTAGTTTAGAGCTGTAAACAAACAGAAAACCACAATGGATTTAACTTTTAATAAAAGAGAGGATCATAACAAATTATTACTTTCTAAACTGCGTAACAAACTAAATGAAGTTTACCTTGGCGGAGGTCAAAAAAGAATTGATGCGTTGCATAGCAAAGGAAAAATGACAGCTCGTGAACGTGTTGACTATCTATTCGACGATAAAAAACCAAGCATTGAAATTGGTGCTTTAACAGGCGATGGAATGTACAAAGAACATGGCGGTTGCCCTTCAGGAGGTGTTGTAATAAAAATTGGATACATTTCGGGAAAACAATGTATTGTTGTAGCAAATGATGCAACAGTAAAAGCTGGCGCTTGGTTTCCAATTACTGGAAAAAAGAATTTGCGAGCGCAAGAAATTGCCATGGAAAATCGATTACCAATTATTTATTTAGTCGATAGTGCAGGAGTTTATCTACCTATGCAAGATGAAATATTTCCGGATAAAGAAAACTTTGGACGTATTTTCCGAAACAATGCCATCATGTCTTCAATGGGAATTACACAGATTGCTGCGGTCATGGGAA
This portion of the Empedobacter stercoris genome encodes:
- a CDS encoding acyl carrier protein phosphodiesterase, coding for MNFVAHQFLSFGNQSLQIGNLLGEIVKGNQFMNYETEIQKGILLHRSIDSFTDSHEIVKRSSSYFHNTQHKFSPIIIDVIYDYFLIKHWNDFSEFPFENFKTNCYQLFEDKYPSFPKKLQEIIFYLLKYDWFENYSTIEGVQKTLKGVGSRTKFKNNLHHIIPEFELNYSKLENDFQHFFPQLQSHCKNFVCTGL